A genomic region of Magnolia sinica isolate HGM2019 chromosome 6, MsV1, whole genome shotgun sequence contains the following coding sequences:
- the LOC131248338 gene encoding beta-fructofuranosidase, soluble isoenzyme I-like, giving the protein MSASIRSIPEDPVNPSSYVRLLDGEEGASIPSNGRRSVSRTLALAFSGLLLLALGLFLSGTIDGPEEKPDMDGGVSRFDIGRGVSEGVSEKSVKMFLGAEKQYTWTNAMLEWQRTAFHFQPEKNWMNGPLFYKGWYHFFYQYNPDSAIWGNITWGHAVSTDLIHWRHLPLAMVPDRWYDANGVWTGSATLLPNGSIVMLYTTSTNEHLQVQNLAYPTNPSDPLLINWTKYDGNPILLPPPGIGPKDFRDPTTGWLAPDGKWRITIGSKVNKTGVSLVYKTLDFISFELVDKLMHAVPGTGMWECVDFYPVSMSGKNGLDTSANGLGVKHVLKASLDDDKNDYYAIGMYDHEKDIWTPDNAELDVGIGIRYDYGHFYASKTFYDQNKERRVLWGWIRETDSEKTDIEKGWASLQGIPRVVLFDEKTGSNLLQWPVEEVESLRMSSKDFHNIQIPAGSVVPLDVGMATQLDINAEFEIAKEALEGTIEADVGYNCSSSNGAAGRGMLGPFGLLVLADQGLSEQTAVYFYIRRGTDGNLRTFFCQDELRSSKANDIVKRVYGSTVPVLDGEKLSVRILVDHSIVESFAQGGRTCITSRIYPTVAIYAAARVFLFNNATGAGVTATSLKIWQMNSAFISPFSV; this is encoded by the exons ATGAGCGCCAGCATCAGAAGCATCCCAGAAGATCCCGTTAACCCATCGTCTTACGTTCGTCTCCTCGATGGAGAAGAAGGCGCATCGATCCCCTCCAATGGCAGAAGGTCCGTCTCCAGGACTCTCGCTCTCGCCTTCTCCGGCCTTCTGCTCCTCGCTCTCGGTTTGTTTTTGAGCGGAACGATTGACGGACCGGAGGAGAAACCCGACATGGATGGTGGCGTCTCGCGATTTGATATCGGACGGGGCGTTTCGGAGGGCGTGTCGGAGAAATCGGTGAAGATGTTTCTCGGAGCGGAGAAGCAGTACACGTGGACAAACGCCATGCTCGAGTGGCAGAGAACGGCTTTCCATTTCCAACCGGAGAAGAACTGGATGAAcg GTCCTCTGTTCTACAAGGGATGGTACCACTTCTTCTACCAATACAACCCCGACTCAGCCATTTGGGGCAACATAACATGGGGCCATGCCGTATCGACTGATCTCATCCATTGGCGTCACCTCCCTTTAGCAATGGTCCCTGACCGTTGGTACGACGCAAATGGCGTCTGGACTGGTTCTGCCACCCTCCTTCCCAATGGCTCCATTGTGATGCTCTACACCACCTCCACGAACGAGCATCTCCAGGTACAGAACCTTGCCTACCCCACCAATCCCTCCGACCCTCTCCTTATCAACTGGACCAAGTATGATGGAAACCCAATACTCCTCCCACCTCCTGGCATTGGCCCCAAGGACTTCCGCGACCCCACCACTGGCTGGTTGGCCCCTGATGGCAAGTGGCGGATCACCATCGGTTCCAAAGTGAACAAGACGGGTGTATCGCTCGTCTACAAGACGTTGGATTTTATCTCCTTCGAGCTGGTGGACAAGCTGATGCATGCCGTGCCTGGTACAGGAATGTGGGAATGTGTCGACTTTTATCCTGTGTCGATGAGCGGGAAGAATGGTCTAGACACATCAGCGAATGGCCTTGGGGTGAAGCATGTGCTGAAGGCTAGTTTGGACGATGACAAGAACGATTACTATGCGATTGGGATGTATGATCATGAGAAGGACATATGGACCCCAGATAATGCCGAGTTGGATGTGGGGATTGGGATACGGTATGACTATGGACACTTCTATGCGTCGAAAACATTCTATGATCAGAACAAGGAGCGGAGGGTGTTATGGGGTTGGATCCGTGAGACAGACAGCGAGAAGACGGACATTGAGAAGGGATGGGCATCCCTACAG GGCATACCTAGGGTGGTGTTGTTTGATGAGAAGACAGGGAGCAATTTGCTTCAGTGGCCAGTGGAAGAAGTAGAGAGCTTAAGAATGAGCAGTAAGGATTTCCACAACATCCAGATCCCTGCTGGATCAGTTGTGCCGTTGGATGTCGGCATGGCCACACAG TTGGACATAAATGCGGAGTTTGAGATAGCTAAGGAAGCTTTGGAGGGGACAATTGAGGCCGATGTGGGCTACAACTGCAGTTCCAGCAATGGGGCTGCTGGAAGAGGCATGTTGGGACCGTTTGGGCTTCTGGTTCTTGCTGATCAGGGCCTCTCGGAGCAAACGGCTGTGTACTTTTACATCAGAAGGGGGACCGATGGCAATCTCCGAACCTTCTTCTGCCAAGATGAATTAAG GTCTTCTAAGGCAAACGACATTGTCAAAAGAGTATATGGGAGCACAGTTCCTGTTCTTGATGGTGAAAAATTGTCTGTGAGAATACTG GTCGACCATTCAATCGTTGAAAGTTTTGCCCAAGGAGGGAGGACATGCATCACATCTCGGATCTATCCAACAGTGGCTATCTATGCAGCAGCTCGAGTCTTCCTCTTCAACAATGCCACTGGAGCTGGTGTCACAGCAACTTCTCTCAAAATATGGCAGATGAACTCTGCATTCATTAGCCCCTTCTCTGTCTAA